The window ATCCTGCACAAAGTTGAATATCGCGCCATTTATTAAGTACGAAAAGAAAAGAGAGTGAAGAAATGACGGAATTAGAAGTAATCGATCTGCAAGTGGGCGAAGGAAAAGAAGCGGTAAAAGGCGCGCTGATCACCACCCAATACCGTGGTTTTTTGCAGGATGGCACCCAATTCGATTCATCCTATGATCGCGGTCAGGCATTTCAATGTGTGATTGGCACTGGCCGTGTGATTA of the Shewanella baltica genome contains:
- a CDS encoding FKBP-type peptidyl-prolyl cis-trans isomerase, yielding MTELEVIDLQVGEGKEAVKGALITTQYRGFLQDGTQFDSSYDRGQAFQCVIGTGRVIKGWDQGIMGMKVGGKRKLLVPAHLAYGERQVGAHIKPNSDLTFEIELLEVLTRD